From one Phocaeicola salanitronis DSM 18170 genomic stretch:
- a CDS encoding glutamine synthetase III family protein translates to MSTLRFRVVEKAFQAKPFEVPAPAERPSEYFGKYVFNREKMFKYLPSKVFEKLVDAMDNGATLDRGIADAVAEGMKRWASELGATHYTHWFQPLTEGTAEKHDAFVEHDGKGGMMEEFSGKLLVQQEPDASSFPNGGIRNTFEARGYSAWDPSSPVFVVDDTLCIPTVFIAYTGESLDYKAPLLKALRAVNKAAVDVCHYFDPNVKKVSAYLGWEQEYFLVDEGLYAARPDLLLTGRTLMGHEASKNQQLEDHYFGAIPTRVAAFMKDLEIQALELGIPVKTRHNEVAPNQFELAPIFEECNLAVDHNMLIMSLMRKVARTHGFRVLLHEKPFKGVNGSGKHNNWSLGTDTGVLLMAPGKTPEENLRFITFIVNTLMAVYRHNGLLKASIMSATNAHRLGANEAPPAIISSFLGTQLSKVLDHMEESSTDDLISLGGKHGMKLDIPQIPELLIDNTDRNRTSPFAFTGNRFEFRAVGSEANCASGMIALNTAVAEQLVEFKQKVDGLIEQGEPKVSALIQVIREYIKASKPIRFDGNGYSEEWKEEAARRGLDCETSCPVIFDQYLTPETVKMFESQGVMTQKELEARNEVKWETYTKKIQIEARVLGDLVMNHIVPVAIEYQSKLIDNVYKMKGLFPAEEAEKLSAENLAIIKKISVHTSYIKEHVDAMVEARKVANKIADEREKAVAYHDTIAPMLEQIRYHIDKLELIVDDQMWTLPKYRELLFIR, encoded by the coding sequence ATGTCAACATTACGATTTAGGGTAGTAGAAAAAGCGTTTCAGGCGAAACCTTTCGAAGTTCCGGCTCCGGCGGAACGCCCGAGTGAGTATTTCGGAAAGTATGTATTCAATCGCGAAAAGATGTTTAAGTATCTGCCCAGTAAAGTGTTTGAAAAGCTGGTTGATGCGATGGATAACGGCGCAACGCTCGACCGGGGCATTGCCGATGCTGTGGCAGAAGGAATGAAGCGCTGGGCAAGCGAATTGGGGGCGACTCATTATACCCACTGGTTCCAGCCACTGACCGAAGGCACGGCAGAGAAGCACGATGCATTCGTGGAGCATGACGGCAAGGGAGGTATGATGGAAGAGTTTTCGGGAAAGTTGCTGGTACAGCAGGAACCGGATGCTTCTTCGTTCCCGAACGGCGGTATCCGCAATACGTTCGAGGCAAGGGGCTATAGCGCATGGGATCCTTCATCGCCGGTGTTTGTGGTAGATGACACGTTGTGTATTCCTACTGTCTTTATTGCTTATACGGGAGAATCGTTAGACTATAAAGCTCCGTTGCTGAAGGCTTTGCGTGCGGTGAATAAGGCGGCGGTAGACGTTTGCCATTATTTCGACCCGAATGTGAAGAAAGTGTCGGCATATTTGGGGTGGGAACAGGAATATTTCCTGGTAGATGAAGGCTTGTATGCCGCCCGTCCGGACTTGTTGCTTACGGGACGTACGCTGATGGGGCATGAGGCTTCGAAGAACCAGCAGTTGGAAGACCATTATTTCGGAGCGATTCCCACGCGAGTGGCAGCTTTCATGAAAGACTTGGAGATTCAGGCGTTGGAATTGGGCATACCGGTAAAGACCCGTCATAATGAAGTGGCGCCGAACCAATTTGAGCTGGCTCCCATTTTTGAGGAATGCAACCTTGCCGTCGACCATAACATGTTGATAATGTCGCTCATGCGTAAAGTAGCACGCACGCATGGTTTCCGTGTCTTGTTGCATGAAAAACCGTTTAAGGGAGTGAACGGATCGGGCAAGCATAACAACTGGTCGTTGGGAACTGATACAGGGGTGTTGTTGATGGCACCGGGAAAGACGCCCGAAGAGAACCTGCGTTTCATCACGTTTATTGTCAATACCCTGATGGCGGTTTATCGGCATAACGGATTGCTGAAAGCTTCGATTATGAGTGCGACCAACGCGCATCGTTTGGGAGCGAACGAAGCGCCTCCTGCCATTATTTCTTCGTTCTTGGGCACGCAATTGAGTAAGGTGCTCGACCACATGGAGGAAAGTTCGACCGATGATTTGATTTCCTTGGGCGGAAAGCATGGGATGAAGTTGGATATCCCGCAAATTCCGGAATTGCTGATAGACAATACCGACCGTAACCGTACTTCGCCTTTCGCCTTTACCGGAAACCGTTTCGAGTTCCGTGCCGTAGGGTCGGAAGCCAACTGTGCGAGCGGCATGATTGCGTTGAATACGGCTGTAGCTGAACAGTTGGTTGAGTTCAAGCAGAAAGTAGACGGTTTGATAGAGCAAGGCGAGCCGAAGGTGTCTGCATTGATTCAGGTAATCCGTGAATATATCAAGGCTTCCAAGCCCATTCGCTTTGACGGGAACGGATATAGCGAAGAGTGGAAGGAAGAGGCTGCACGCCGTGGACTGGATTGTGAAACCAGTTGTCCGGTTATTTTCGACCAGTATCTGACTCCGGAGACCGTAAAGATGTTCGAGTCGCAAGGGGTGATGACCCAGAAAGAACTGGAGGCGCGCAACGAAGTGAAATGGGAAACTTATACGAAGAAGATTCAGATTGAGGCGCGCGTATTGGGCGACCTGGTGATGAACCATATCGTTCCGGTCGCTATCGAATACCAAAGCAAGCTGATTGATAATGTCTATAAGATGAAGGGGTTGTTCCCTGCGGAAGAGGCGGAAAAGCTTTCGGCGGAGAACCTTGCCATTATCAAGAAGATTTCCGTGCATACATCGTATATTAAAGAACACGTAGATGCGATGGTAGAAGCCCGTAAGGTTGCCAATAAGATTGCGGACGAACGTGAAAAAGCCGTGGCATATCACGATACAATCGCCCCTATGCTGGAGCAAATCCGTTACCACATTGATAAGTTGGAATTGATTGTAGACGACCAGATGTGGACGTTGCCAAAATACAGAGAGCTGTTATTCATCAGATAA
- a CDS encoding IS4 family transposase, whose amino-acid sequence MKQAVNKIFIFAESNKHRNIMHLDELKCHATDLVRLLPRQMLARLAKSTEMDRYAKELQGERLFNLLLYGLIRCKRLSQRKLEKVFESRAFCTLFDYSLGERVSHSSISERLSKVNVEFFRKAYEVFYDKLHSLYTPREIERKLLVRVDSTLVAETCNKLKKGFTVGKRPVGKDACRQRRQVKYTMGYEGFAAKLAEVLDEPAYLSEDVALPKAIDGMIKKDPEHSNLYVFDRGLSSLRAYDSMTGQHARFVGRIKTNRSMETVRVLEIPEADKCAPEKLVLDEDKVVHLREGGSRKFGTEEYRVITAHFKEPRDTTRPQNKGKAKRVENRICFITNDMELPAKEIAEIYRRRWDIEVFFRFLKQELSFSHFLSVNENGLQVILYMTLITAMLVMIYKRENKLGYSMAVFTLDLEMEDYAMGLASEMAAGNRGTPHGSQKGKHKRLEANGLTS is encoded by the coding sequence GTGAAACAAGCTGTAAATAAAATATTTATATTTGCGGAATCAAACAAACACAGAAACATTATGCATCTTGATGAATTGAAATGCCATGCGACCGACCTCGTCCGCCTTCTCCCCAGACAGATGCTGGCACGGCTCGCGAAATCCACGGAAATGGACCGCTACGCCAAGGAACTGCAGGGGGAGCGCCTTTTCAACCTGCTGCTTTATGGGCTGATCCGCTGCAAGCGGTTGAGCCAGCGCAAACTGGAGAAGGTGTTCGAGAGCCGCGCCTTCTGCACCCTGTTCGACTACTCGCTTGGGGAAAGGGTTTCGCACAGTTCCATCTCGGAACGCCTCTCGAAAGTGAATGTGGAGTTTTTCCGCAAGGCATACGAAGTGTTCTACGACAAGCTGCACAGCCTCTACACTCCGCGTGAGATAGAGCGCAAGCTGCTGGTAAGGGTGGACAGCACCCTCGTGGCCGAAACCTGCAACAAGCTCAAGAAGGGCTTCACCGTAGGCAAGCGTCCGGTTGGAAAGGATGCCTGCAGGCAACGGCGGCAGGTGAAATACACGATGGGGTACGAAGGCTTCGCCGCGAAGCTGGCCGAGGTGCTGGACGAGCCGGCTTATCTGAGCGAGGACGTCGCCCTGCCCAAGGCGATAGACGGGATGATAAAGAAGGACCCCGAACACAGCAACCTCTACGTCTTTGACCGCGGGCTGTCATCGTTGCGCGCATACGATTCGATGACGGGACAGCACGCCAGGTTCGTGGGCCGCATCAAGACCAACCGCAGCATGGAGACGGTGCGCGTGCTGGAAATCCCGGAGGCCGACAAGTGCGCTCCGGAAAAGCTGGTGCTGGATGAGGACAAGGTCGTACACCTGCGTGAAGGGGGGAGCCGCAAATTCGGCACGGAGGAGTACCGCGTCATCACGGCCCATTTCAAGGAGCCGCGTGACACCACACGCCCCCAAAACAAAGGGAAAGCCAAACGCGTGGAAAACCGCATATGCTTCATCACCAACGACATGGAACTGCCGGCCAAGGAGATTGCCGAAATTTACCGCCGCCGTTGGGACATCGAGGTGTTTTTCCGTTTCCTCAAGCAGGAACTCTCCTTCAGCCATTTCCTGTCGGTCAACGAGAACGGCCTGCAGGTCATCCTTTACATGACGCTCATAACGGCCATGCTTGTCATGATATACAAGCGTGAGAACAAGCTGGGGTATTCCATGGCCGTCTTCACTCTCGATTTGGAAATGGAAGACTATGCGATGGGACTTGCCTCGGAGATGGCTGCCGGAAATCGCGGGACACCGCACGGAAGCCAAAAAGGGAAACACAAGCGTCTGGAAGCAAATGGCTTAACGTCTTAG
- the purT gene encoding formate-dependent phosphoribosylglycinamide formyltransferase, with translation MTKKILLLGSGELGKEFVIAAQRLGQYIIACDSYAGAPAMQVADACEVFNMLDGDALDRVVEKYHPDIIVPEIEAIRTERLYHLEKEGIQVVPSARAVNFTMNRKAIRDLAAKELGLKTAKYFYAKSFDELKEAAEKIGFPCVIKPLMSSSGKGQSVAKGPEDLEHAWHYGCEGSRGDIKELIIEEFIQFDSEITLLTVTQKNGPTLFCPPIGHVQKGGDYRESFQPAHIAPEHLAEAQRMAAKVTEALTGYGIWGVEFFLSHENGVYFSELSPRPHDTGMVTLANTQNLNEFELHLYAVLGLPIPGITQEHIGASAVILSPIASKEAPRYRGEELVCSQPDTYLRIFGKPFTKLNRRMGVVVCYDKPDGDLDALREKCKSLAAKVEVY, from the coding sequence ATGACGAAGAAAATATTGTTGCTGGGTTCCGGCGAATTAGGAAAAGAGTTTGTGATTGCTGCCCAACGTTTGGGACAGTACATCATTGCGTGTGATTCGTATGCAGGAGCTCCTGCCATGCAGGTGGCAGATGCTTGTGAAGTATTCAATATGCTGGATGGCGATGCGCTCGATCGTGTAGTTGAAAAATATCATCCGGACATTATTGTGCCTGAGATTGAAGCCATCCGTACCGAACGGTTGTACCATTTGGAGAAAGAAGGCATTCAGGTTGTGCCCAGTGCGCGTGCCGTAAACTTTACGATGAACCGCAAGGCGATACGCGACCTTGCCGCAAAAGAATTAGGATTAAAGACCGCGAAATATTTCTATGCCAAATCATTCGACGAATTGAAGGAAGCGGCAGAAAAAATCGGTTTCCCCTGTGTCATCAAACCCTTGATGTCCTCATCGGGCAAAGGCCAGTCGGTAGCGAAAGGTCCGGAAGACCTGGAACACGCATGGCATTACGGTTGCGAAGGAAGCCGGGGCGATATCAAGGAACTGATAATCGAAGAGTTCATCCAGTTTGACAGTGAAATCACCTTGCTTACGGTGACGCAGAAGAACGGCCCTACCCTGTTCTGCCCGCCTATCGGACATGTACAGAAAGGCGGAGACTACCGCGAGAGCTTCCAGCCTGCACACATCGCTCCCGAACATCTTGCCGAAGCGCAACGCATGGCAGCAAAAGTAACCGAAGCATTGACCGGCTATGGCATTTGGGGCGTAGAGTTCTTCTTGAGCCACGAAAACGGCGTGTACTTCTCCGAACTTTCTCCACGTCCGCACGATACGGGTATGGTAACTTTGGCAAATACCCAGAACCTGAACGAATTTGAATTGCATTTATACGCTGTGCTGGGATTGCCTATCCCAGGCATTACACAAGAGCATATCGGTGCCAGTGCCGTGATTCTTTCACCCATAGCCAGCAAGGAAGCTCCGCGTTATCGGGGTGAAGAACTGGTCTGCTCACAACCCGATACGTACTTACGCATCTTCGGCAAACCGTTTACGAAGCTGAACCGCCGTATGGGCGTAGTGGTTTGCTACGACAAACCGGACGGCGACCTCGATGCCTTGCGCGAAAAGTGCAAGTCGCTGGCTGCCAAGGTGGAAGTATATTGA
- the ccsA gene encoding cytochrome c biogenesis protein CcsA, which translates to MKLIKRIAFGSAGLLVLLMMTATVVEKLQGTGTAWTAIYGSPFFTMLWGILAVCALVYLISRKLQRDFFTFLLHIAFLVILAGALTTRLCGKQGSIHLRMNDTPVSAFVTSETEEEPLPFDVRLHDFRIDYYKGSFAPMDFTSRIRIEDNGMQAEGEVSMNRIFTYHHYRFYQSAYDKDGQGTTLAVSYDPWGIGITYTGYALLLLSVLGFFFQKDSMFRRLLRHPALRNKTVLLGIALLSSVAGMASEQPKHLSREAASAVGNLYIYYHDRICPLQTLAKDFTVKLYGKTTYKGLTAEQVFTGWFFYYDDWKAEPVIRIKSKEVQRRLGIGGDYACLNDFFGTEGYKLKENGTGSSQYKREWNEANEKFNLISMTATGSILKIYPCRTEHNRTGWFAPVDDLPQDLPDEQWLFVRKSLGLLSEQVMKKNDAAILELTGKIRKYQQKTAGEVLPSDACFRAERLYNCLDYTRPLAMACLTVGILSFIFYCRRMSRPVCGKTRVNVFLLAALGIIAVYLLSLIGLRGFVSGHLPLSNGYETMQFLALCATLLTFIFYRKSEAVIAFGYMLCGLALLVAMLGEANPPITQLMPVLASPLLSLHVVTIMIAYSLTAFIMLNGIMAIVLRYTHKDYQDAVVRLQVMSRLILYPAVFCLALGIFIGAVWANVSWGRYWGWDPKETWALITLFIYAAALHASSLPAFRRPMFFHWFAVVAFLSVLITYFGVNFILGGIHSYA; encoded by the coding sequence ATGAAACTGATAAAACGCATTGCTTTCGGGAGCGCAGGACTGCTCGTCTTGCTGATGATGACCGCCACCGTTGTAGAAAAGCTGCAAGGAACCGGTACGGCTTGGACGGCTATCTATGGCTCTCCGTTCTTTACCATGCTGTGGGGAATCCTGGCGGTATGCGCTTTGGTTTACCTGATAAGCCGGAAACTGCAACGGGATTTTTTTACGTTCCTGCTGCACATAGCGTTTCTGGTTATCCTGGCAGGAGCGCTCACCACGCGCCTTTGCGGAAAGCAAGGAAGCATCCATTTGCGGATGAACGATACGCCTGTTTCGGCTTTTGTCACTTCGGAAACGGAGGAAGAGCCGCTTCCTTTCGATGTGCGGCTGCACGATTTCCGCATCGACTATTACAAAGGAAGCTTTGCGCCCATGGACTTTACCAGCCGCATCCGAATTGAGGATAACGGAATGCAGGCAGAAGGAGAAGTGTCGATGAACCGGATATTCACTTATCACCATTACCGTTTCTACCAGTCGGCATACGACAAGGACGGGCAAGGAACTACCCTTGCGGTGTCTTACGACCCATGGGGCATCGGCATTACCTATACCGGATATGCTTTATTGCTGCTCTCTGTCTTGGGCTTCTTTTTTCAGAAAGACAGCATGTTCCGCCGGCTTCTCCGTCATCCCGCGTTGCGTAATAAAACGGTTCTGTTAGGTATCGCACTGCTTTCATCCGTCGCTGGCATGGCTTCGGAGCAGCCCAAGCACTTATCCCGTGAGGCTGCATCCGCGGTAGGCAACCTCTACATCTATTACCACGACCGCATCTGTCCCTTGCAGACCTTGGCGAAAGACTTTACCGTAAAGCTTTACGGCAAAACGACCTACAAAGGACTGACTGCCGAACAGGTGTTTACGGGTTGGTTCTTTTATTACGATGACTGGAAAGCCGAGCCTGTCATCCGCATTAAAAGCAAGGAAGTGCAACGCCGGCTGGGTATCGGAGGGGATTATGCTTGCCTGAACGATTTTTTCGGAACGGAAGGGTATAAGCTGAAAGAGAATGGAACGGGCAGTTCCCAATACAAACGTGAATGGAACGAGGCGAACGAGAAGTTCAACCTGATTAGCATGACCGCTACGGGCAGCATCCTGAAAATCTATCCGTGCCGGACGGAGCATAACCGGACAGGCTGGTTCGCTCCCGTAGACGACTTGCCTCAAGACTTGCCCGACGAGCAATGGCTGTTCGTCCGCAAGAGCCTGGGATTGCTGAGCGAGCAGGTGATGAAGAAAAACGATGCTGCCATACTCGAACTTACGGGGAAGATACGGAAATACCAACAAAAGACTGCGGGTGAAGTGCTTCCTTCCGATGCCTGTTTCCGGGCGGAAAGGCTATACAATTGTTTGGACTATACCCGGCCTTTGGCGATGGCTTGCCTTACCGTCGGCATTCTTTCCTTTATTTTCTATTGCCGGCGGATGAGCCGTCCGGTATGCGGCAAGACCCGTGTGAATGTCTTTTTGCTTGCCGCATTGGGTATCATTGCGGTTTATCTCTTGTCGCTTATCGGTCTGAGGGGATTCGTCAGCGGACACCTCCCGCTGTCGAACGGCTACGAGACGATGCAGTTTCTGGCATTGTGCGCCACCTTGCTCACTTTTATTTTCTACCGCAAGTCCGAAGCCGTCATTGCTTTCGGCTATATGCTGTGCGGGCTGGCATTGCTGGTGGCGATGCTGGGCGAGGCAAATCCGCCTATTACCCAACTGATGCCGGTATTGGCATCGCCCTTGCTTAGCCTTCATGTGGTGACCATTATGATTGCCTATTCGCTTACCGCATTTATCATGCTGAACGGCATTATGGCAATTGTGTTGCGCTATACTCATAAGGATTATCAGGATGCCGTTGTCCGGCTGCAAGTCATGAGCCGGCTTATTCTTTATCCGGCGGTGTTCTGCCTGGCGCTCGGCATTTTCATCGGTGCCGTATGGGCGAATGTTTCATGGGGGCGTTATTGGGGATGGGACCCGAAAGAGACTTGGGCGCTTATCACCTTATTTATATATGCGGCAGCCTTGCATGCTTCGTCGCTCCCCGCATTTCGTCGGCCTATGTTCTTTCACTGGTTTGCCGTTGTCGCGTTTTTGAGCGTACTGATTACTTATTTTGGCGTCAATTTCATCTTAGGCGGCATACATAGCTATGCTTAA
- a CDS encoding threonine/serine exporter family protein — protein MELEQHLETTVKAHDQMLHRRVDLLLRTGKVLVESLADTNRIMRNMKRTAAYLGIPEEKLHINISFTMLMVNVSDENFSFTKFQRINGHGVNMSAISEISKLSWRAIENDYTLDQYEEELEKIRAKKRNYTPLQTAVGAGFACGGFCVQFGCDWMAFLYASIAAIIGMRLRQKCNESGLNGYMGIAISAFVATMVAWATTFLPASWTDTPWHPLLACALFIVPGVPLINFVDDMLDNYIQVGIVRAANTMIMMGAMAFGIAFAVKLCAIENFFPTISMIPHHSYWEYALAAAISAMGFSMIFNIQRRLLWVVAIGGILAVCTRNFVNLGPSTNNIGLDMGLVVGSFSGALLVSLIAVKAVHWFHVPNHVLTIPSVIPMIPGVLMYRMLFGIINMNVQNPDGVTPLMKAIESGVNSGLIILCISVGVAIPNIFGRKYIASSKNKRLAELLKERRERGKFVEW, from the coding sequence ATGGAATTAGAGCAACATTTAGAGACAACTGTAAAAGCCCACGATCAGATGTTGCATCGTCGGGTTGACCTTTTGCTCCGTACGGGTAAGGTCTTGGTGGAAAGTTTGGCAGATACCAACCGCATTATGCGGAACATGAAGCGGACAGCCGCTTATTTGGGCATCCCTGAGGAAAAGCTCCATATCAACATCAGCTTTACCATGCTGATGGTGAATGTGAGCGATGAGAACTTCTCGTTCACGAAGTTCCAGCGCATCAACGGGCATGGCGTAAACATGAGTGCCATATCCGAGATAAGCAAGCTTTCATGGCGGGCGATAGAAAACGACTATACGCTCGACCAATATGAGGAGGAGCTTGAGAAAATCCGTGCGAAGAAGCGGAATTATACGCCGTTGCAGACGGCTGTCGGTGCCGGATTCGCGTGCGGCGGATTCTGTGTGCAGTTCGGATGCGATTGGATGGCGTTCTTGTATGCCTCGATTGCGGCTATCATCGGCATGCGGCTCCGCCAGAAGTGCAATGAGTCGGGGCTGAACGGATATATGGGCATTGCCATTTCGGCGTTTGTGGCTACAATGGTCGCATGGGCTACTACGTTCCTTCCGGCTTCGTGGACGGATACCCCCTGGCATCCCTTGCTGGCATGTGCCTTGTTCATTGTGCCCGGCGTTCCGTTGATAAATTTTGTGGACGATATGCTCGACAATTACATCCAGGTAGGTATTGTGCGGGCGGCGAATACGATGATTATGATGGGAGCCATGGCGTTTGGCATTGCTTTTGCCGTGAAATTATGCGCCATCGAGAACTTTTTCCCTACTATCAGCATGATTCCTCATCATTCTTATTGGGAATATGCGCTTGCCGCCGCCATTTCGGCTATGGGATTCTCGATGATATTCAATATCCAGCGCCGCTTGTTATGGGTTGTGGCGATAGGTGGCATCTTGGCGGTATGTACCCGCAATTTTGTGAATTTAGGCCCGAGCACGAACAACATCGGGCTGGATATGGGCTTGGTGGTAGGTTCGTTCTCAGGGGCGTTGCTGGTGAGTCTGATAGCGGTGAAGGCAGTCCACTGGTTCCATGTGCCCAACCATGTGCTTACCATTCCTTCGGTCATTCCGATGATTCCGGGAGTGTTGATGTACCGGATGCTGTTCGGCATCATCAACATGAACGTGCAGAACCCCGACGGCGTGACGCCCTTGATGAAAGCCATCGAGAGCGGAGTCAATTCGGGACTGATTATCCTGTGTATATCGGTAGGAGTAGCCATCCCGAATATCTTCGGACGTAAATACATCGCTTCTTCAAAGAACAAGCGGCTTGCCGAATTGCTGAAAGAGCGCCGGGAGAGAGGCAAGTTTGTAGAGTGGTAA
- a CDS encoding di-heme oxidoredictase family protein, with product MKKHFVYIAALLASLSCFTACQDDEVNTGQQGGEGTESELPDWYYTGGELGTTFVTTQTAFEQPTPAVDASVTFTSAFNRGEQLFEKPFNSNYSGTRHGLGPVYIRTSCQHCHPGYGHGQSQPEGSFRTNDIGNGYLLVVYNPATNAYVSWLAGMPQTHAVAPFKAPLDESQIMLTWHEYIDQNGNKFPDGETYSLRYPEITIPKSAIYVANKGYDVGTYEVRLESTIGIYGTGLLDAISDEDLKAQYVQEEKDGYLKNGLNPNIFANGDWTGQYANTAQGGDGTKYPYRYTYALSRGPLQDAAGANAFWNITNATRSDRRFHYLDAAGTYAQYSSEDPEVQAGFRDYIEQADPDKNHPDWHIQNEDGTYDEQQNIYNYLTSKELDVEVSDQDYIDLMVWHRGLAVPAARNVDDEEVLKGKELFEQIGCTYCHKPSWTTGDDEIRDPARFFVGDKADQLPRYPNQKIWPYTDMVQHKLHMQNDIRTGWCRTTPLWGRGLHQRCTGAEYADRLHDCRARTTLEAIMWHGTSTESDAYETVEQFRQLSKEDRDAIVKFIDSI from the coding sequence ATGAAAAAACATTTCGTTTATATAGCAGCACTCTTGGCAAGCCTTTCTTGCTTCACGGCTTGCCAGGATGATGAAGTAAACACTGGCCAGCAAGGCGGAGAAGGAACCGAATCTGAACTGCCCGATTGGTACTATACCGGAGGTGAACTGGGAACAACATTCGTTACCACCCAAACTGCTTTCGAACAACCTACTCCTGCCGTGGATGCCAGTGTGACATTCACTTCCGCATTTAACCGTGGGGAACAATTATTCGAAAAGCCGTTTAATTCAAATTATAGTGGGACGCGCCATGGTCTCGGACCGGTCTATATCCGCACCTCTTGCCAGCATTGCCATCCGGGATACGGGCACGGGCAGAGCCAGCCCGAAGGCTCGTTCCGCACGAACGACATTGGGAACGGATACTTGCTGGTTGTCTACAACCCTGCAACCAATGCCTACGTTTCTTGGCTTGCAGGTATGCCGCAGACCCATGCCGTAGCCCCTTTCAAGGCTCCGCTGGACGAAAGCCAGATTATGCTGACCTGGCATGAATATATCGACCAGAACGGGAACAAGTTCCCCGACGGTGAGACCTATTCGTTGCGCTATCCGGAAATAACGATTCCCAAGAGTGCCATTTATGTAGCCAACAAAGGATATGATGTGGGCACATACGAAGTCCGCCTCGAATCCACCATCGGCATTTACGGTACGGGCTTGCTGGATGCCATTTCGGATGAAGACCTGAAGGCGCAATACGTGCAGGAAGAAAAAGACGGTTATCTGAAGAACGGGCTGAACCCCAACATCTTTGCCAACGGAGACTGGACGGGGCAATATGCCAACACGGCACAGGGAGGTGACGGGACGAAATATCCTTACCGGTATACGTATGCTCTGAGCCGCGGCCCGTTGCAGGATGCAGCCGGAGCCAACGCTTTCTGGAACATCACCAACGCTACACGTAGCGACCGCCGCTTCCATTACCTGGATGCGGCAGGTACGTATGCCCAGTATTCTTCGGAAGACCCTGAAGTGCAGGCAGGCTTCCGTGACTACATCGAGCAGGCAGACCCCGACAAGAACCATCCCGACTGGCACATCCAGAACGAGGACGGCACGTACGACGAGCAGCAGAACATCTACAATTACCTGACTTCGAAGGAACTGGACGTGGAAGTGTCTGACCAAGACTACATCGACCTCATGGTATGGCACCGCGGACTTGCCGTGCCCGCCGCACGCAACGTAGACGATGAAGAAGTATTGAAAGGCAAGGAACTCTTCGAACAAATCGGGTGTACGTATTGCCATAAGCCCAGCTGGACAACGGGTGATGACGAGATACGCGACCCGGCACGTTTCTTCGTAGGAGACAAGGCAGACCAGTTGCCCCGCTATCCGAACCAGAAGATATGGCCTTATACGGATATGGTACAGCACAAGCTGCACATGCAGAACGATATCCGCACGGGCTGGTGCCGCACCACTCCGCTTTGGGGACGCGGCCTGCACCAGCGTTGCACCGGAGCCGAATATGCCGACCGCCTGCACGATTGCCGCGCACGCACCACGCTGGAAGCCATCATGTGGCACGGCACCAGCACCGAGAGCGACGCTTACGAGACTGTGGAACAATTCCGCCAGCTCTCGAAAGAAGACCGTGACGCCATCGTGAAATTCATCGATTCTATTTAA